The Proteus terrae subsp. cibarius genome contains the following window.
ACATATGAATAAACATGATTCGCACGTTTTTACTTTAGGATATTCTGCACAAAAAATCGGCATTTAGCTAAACAAAACTTACACCACTTAAACGATTTATAAACCAACAAAGAGTTTTTCTTTTTTTTTATTTAACTATTTTTATTCGTTACCCTATTATCCTGCTGGAAATTTATCTCTTTTAATAAGTTAATGTTATTGATATTAAATTTTTCTCAAATTGATATCAATATTTCAATTAAGTCATAAAAATAGATATTTTGTGGATTTTTTCTGTTGAAAATGACTAAGCCTAAATTATACCTTACAGGCCTTATTTATTAGTTATTTATTTAAAATCTAATAAAAACTTAATTTTTTATTAAAAACAATACATTATCATAAAAAATAACAGCATTTAATATCAGATAAAATTACGTTCATAAGTACAATAAATCTATTCATTTTCTTTTTAACCGATTCTAATCCCTTAAGATTTTATTTAAGAAGTAAAGTTTCAGATACCTCTTATCTTAAATATTTGTCAGTTAAATAACACTATTAGTAATGTTAATTTGTCATCACCAGAATCACTGTTTATGCCGTACTCGGAGTTATATTATGTCATCATCCTATTTTCACCCTAGCGTATTAGCCACAACGCTGTTGTCACTTGCGTTAACCACTTCGGCTTTCGCTTCTGAAAATAATACAAATACCCATCAGATTATTACGACAGAAAACCAACAAGTCACCAGTAACGCATCTCAACCTAATAATAACGAGAGCTACTGGGGAAAATTTAAACGTAATATCAATCAAACTTGGGATAACGACCAATATAATTACTATTTACCGGTATGGACTTGGCATAACCGTTTTACTTACGATAAAGAAAAAACTGATCGTTATAACGAAACCCCCTGGGGCTTTGGTATGGGAAAATATCGTTACGATAATGATGGTGATTGGCACTCTCTTTATGCGATGGCATTTATGGACTCAAATAATCGAGTGCAGCCTATTATGGGCTATGGTTTTGAAAAAATGTGGTATCCCGGTGATAAAGACGGGTTTCGTATGGGGGCTGGATTTACGCTAAGCATTACAGCTCGCCATGAATATAACTATATTCCTATGCCACTTCCTTTACCTTTAGTTTCTGTCGGCTACGGGCATCTTTCACTACAAGCAACCTATGTACCCGGCACTTATAACAACGGTAACGTATTATTTGCTTGGTTACGTTGGCAGTGATCCTTATTGTGGCTATCAGAATAAGTACACTCAATAAAAATAGAACATAAAAAAACGCATCATTTAGATGCGTTTTTTTATTTCAACAAATGCTCAAATCAATCTGTAATAACTTAAATATCTTGGCTTGCTTGAGTACTATTAGGTGTTTTCTTCATACGGGAAATCTTAAATCCAACCCATAAGAATGCAATCCAGAATGGCATTAAAATCACCGAAATATTCACTTGTGGCATAAATAAAATAATCACTAAAATCATGCATAAGAAAGCAAGGCAGATATAGTTACCATAAGGATACCAAAGTGCTTTAAAGAAAGGCTCTACACCCTCTTTCGTTTTCGCAGCTCTGAATTTTAAATTCGCCAAACAGATCATAATCCAGTTAAGCACTAACGTAGTAACAACCAACGCCATTAATAGCTCTAACGCCTGATCAGGTAATAAGTAATTAACTAAAATACCCAATGAAGTGGCAATTGCAGATAACAATAACGACACAACCGGCACACCGCGTTTATTAATGCGAGAAAGTACATGTGGCGCATTACCTTGTTTAGCCAAACCATAAAGCATGCGACTATTAGAATAAACACCACTGTTATATACAGACAGAGCAGCTGTTAATACCACAGCATTTAAAATATTCGCGATTAAGAAGTTATCCAAGTTATGGAAAATCAGAACGAATGGGCTTTCACCTTTAACAACTTGAGTCCAAGGATAAAGTGAAAGTAACACTAATAACGAACCGATATAGAAAATTAAAATACGATAAACAACTTGGTTAGTCGCTTTCGGGATACTGACTTTTGGATTTTCAGCTTCAGCGGCGGTGATCCCCACCAGCTCAAGTCCACCAAAAGAGAACATAACAATGGCTAATGCAGA
Protein-coding sequences here:
- a CDS encoding amino acid permease, translated to MARESQQTELKRGLKNRHIQLIALGGAVGAGLFLGIAQTINMTGPSVILGYAIGGFIAFMIMRQLGEMVAEEPVAGSFSHFANKYWSPFAGFLSGWNYWVMFILVGMAELTAAGKYINYWLPDIPVWVSVAIFFVAINLINLINVKMYGETEFWFAIIKVLAIVGMILFGSYLLASGNGGPQASVSNLWELGFFPHGLTGFMSALAIVMFSFGGLELVGITAAEAENPKVSIPKATNQVVYRILIFYIGSLLVLLSLYPWTQVVKGESPFVLIFHNLDNFLIANILNAVVLTAALSVYNSGVYSNSRMLYGLAKQGNAPHVLSRINKRGVPVVSLLLSAIATSLGILVNYLLPDQALELLMALVVTTLVLNWIMICLANLKFRAAKTKEGVEPFFKALWYPYGNYICLAFLCMILVIILFMPQVNISVILMPFWIAFLWVGFKISRMKKTPNSTQASQDI
- the pagP gene encoding lipid IV(A) palmitoyltransferase PagP; the encoded protein is MSSSYFHPSVLATTLLSLALTTSAFASENNTNTHQIITTENQQVTSNASQPNNNESYWGKFKRNINQTWDNDQYNYYLPVWTWHNRFTYDKEKTDRYNETPWGFGMGKYRYDNDGDWHSLYAMAFMDSNNRVQPIMGYGFEKMWYPGDKDGFRMGAGFTLSITARHEYNYIPMPLPLPLVSVGYGHLSLQATYVPGTYNNGNVLFAWLRWQ